The window GGCGCAATCGGCAACGCCGCGCGGGCTGGTGCGCCTGGCGGTGCCGATGACCTACGGCACCAACACGCTGGCGCCACTGCTGCCGGAATTTCTCGACGCATACCCCGAAGTCTCGATCGACCTCAGCCTCAGCGACGCCACCGTTGATTTGATTGGCGAAGGCTTTGACGCCGCCATCCGCATCGCGTCATTGCCGGACTCTTCGCTGATCGCGCGGCGGCTGTGCAGCATGCCGCGCTATATCGTGGCCTCGCCGGCCTACTTTGCGAAGCACGGCCGCCCGACCCATCCGATGCACCTCGCCCAGCACCAATGCCTCGGCTACACCTATCTCTCGACTCCCGGCGTCTGGCACTTCACCAACGCCGCCGGCGAGCAGGCCAGTGTCCGCCCGGCCGGCCCCTTGCGCGTCAACAATGGCGAGGCGCTGCTGCCGGCGCTGATCGCCGGACTGGGGATCGGCGACCTGCCGGATTTCATCGTCGGCGAGGCGCTGGCGAGCGGACAGCTTGAGGCGGTGCTGCAGGACTGGTCGCAATCCATAAGCGGCGTCTACCTCGTCACTCCACCCGGCGGCCCCCGCCCCGCGCGCGTCGAAGTGTTGCTTGAGTTCCTGGCGACGCGGCTTTCTGCTGCCGGCAAGCGCGAGAGGAAAGGCTCGAAGACGTAGCGGCCGTGGCGCCGAACCGGAAGACTGTCCTCAACAGCGTGCTAGACCACCTTCATCATCTGGCCGTAGATGGCGAAATACTGGTCGCGCATGGCGGCGATATCGAATTCGGTGACAAAACGCTGCGCCGTTTTGGCGATACAGGCGGCGATATCAGGACGTCCTGCAAGGGCTGCAATTTTATCGGCGAGATCCTCTGCCGAGCCGACCTGGAATTTGATGCCGTTTGAGCCATCGATGAGAAGCTCCGCCGGCCCGTCGATGTCGGCGGCGATCACCGGCACACCCGCCGCCATGGCTTCGAGCAGCACCAGCCCGAAGCCCTCGTAGCGCGACGGCAGCACGAAAATGTCGGCGTCCTCGAGCAGAGCCCGAACGTCGGTCCGGTTGCAGAGGAAACGGATGCGATCCGACACCCCCTCATCGACGGCGAGTTGCTGCAGGAACGCCATCGTCTTCTGGTCGCCTTCCGGCGGATTGCCGACGAAATCGCAGCGAACGTCGAGCCCGCGAGCCCGGCAGATGCCTACGGCCCTGATCAGGATATCCTGGCCCTTCTGGCGGGGGTAAAGGCGGGCGATGTTGATGAGGCGAAGCGGCGTGCCGAAGCTCCGCGATCGATCGACGGCGGAGAAGGATGCGAGCGGGATACCGTTATGAACCTTGAAGATGCGCGACAGTTTGGCGGCCCGGCATTCGCGCTCGACAGCCGCCGAAATGGCGATGTTCCAGTCGACGAACTGCCGGTGCAGCCGCAGCCTGACACTATCCCATGAAGCGACGATGCCGGTATTGTGGATCGTATAACCAACACTCATCGATCGATAGAGCTTGCTCAGCATGGCGAAATGCTTCGCTCCGCTGTCGTGCGCGTGGATCAGGCGAATGTCGTGCCGGCGCATGATGTTGAGCAGGGTCAGAATGATGCGCGGGTTGCGCTCGCCGGGCGTGCGTTTCAGGAAATAAGTCGGGTGGCCGCTCGCCGCGAGTTCGGCGGCAAATTCTGCATTGACCTTGTCGTTGATAACAACAAAGACCTGCGGCAGGCTGGAGCTTTGGGCGCTACTTGCCGCGAAATTAATGAGCAGCCGCTCGGAGCCGCCAACAGTCAATGACGAGATAAGCTGAAGTACAGACGCCACGATGAGCTTGACCCCCGGCCCGAATGCCCGGGCGCTCCTATAATATTAATATCAGTAGACCCGCCCTTGCAGCCGGGCCGCCCGTCGCCAGGACAGCGCGGGCAACAATGAACGATCCTGAACGCTACGGAACAGGCTATTCCGGAACGGAGCCTGGCCGACGGCCGCGGCTATTCTGGGGCGAAAGAGTGCTCCTGAGACCGAACCCAATACCTCCGGAATAAATTCAGCAGACCAGCTAGTGCGAGCGCGCTGATGCCGCGCGCACCGAATTTCTTCGATTGAAAGACAGATGCGCTGTTCCTGATCGAGGTACTACGCTCTAGCACTACTTTGGCAGATTTTTGCGATTGATGGGCGCAACTGGATTCCCGAATCAGATTTTCAATGATTCATAGGTGGTCGGCTTTTGGAGGGCCGATCATGGTGGACACGAGGTCGAAGTGGGAAGACGAGCTTGGACGCTGGCTCAAACCATTCCTGGATCGCTTAGGTCACAAGGCCCGGCGGCGGATGTGTCCGCTGTATGTTTCGGGACTGATTGGACCGGGCGATCGCAAGAGCGTCCAGCCGATGGCGGCGCGGCTGGCACCGAACGACTATGATCAGTTGCACCATTTCATCGCTGATGGCGTCTGGGATGCAGCGCCATTGGAGTCAGAATTGCTTGTTCAGGCCGATCGCCTCGTCGGCGGCAAAGATGCAGTGCTGGTCATCGACGACACAGCGATGCCGAAGAAGGGCGATCGTTCGGTTGGTGTCGCTCCGCAATATGCCTCGTCTCTCGGCAAGACGGCCAATTGCCAAACATTGGTGTCGCTGACGCTTGCGCGGGGTGAAGTGCCGGTAATGGTGGCATTACGTCTCTTCATTCCGGAGAGTTGGACGAGCAACCCGGTGCGTTTGAAGCGTGCGGGCGTTCCAGTCGAGCACCGCGCAGCACGGACCAAGCCAGAGATCGCCTTGGCGGAGATCGATCGCGTGATGGCAGCCGGTACGCGCTTCGGCTGTGTGCTGGCGGATGCCGGTTACGGCCTCAGCGCGCCGTTCCGTCAGGGGCTCACGACACGCGGCCTGGCCTGGGCCGTCGGGATCCCTCGTCACCTGAAGGTGTATCCGGTCGGGGTTAAACTGATCTGGCCGGTTGCCGGTCGGGGCCGTCCCCGCAAGCGGCACATTCCGGATATCCTATCGAGGGCGGCCGAAGAGATGCTGGCCAATGCCAAGTGGCAAAATGTAAGTTGGCGAAACGGTACCAAGGGTCGGCTGGAAGCTCGCTTCGCCGGTGTTCGCGTGCGGATCGCCGATGGGCCACCACAGCGGATCAAGGACATGGGCCAGCAGCATCTTCCGGGGGACGAAGCCTGGCTCATCGGCGAACACAGGACGTCGGGAGAGAAGAAATATTATCTCGCCAATCTGCCGGCCAAGACGAAGCTGCGCACGTTAGCTGCCACGATCAAAGCCCGATGGATTTGCGAACAGGCCCATCAGCAGTTGAAAGAGGAACTCGGGCTTGATCACTTCGAGGGAAGATCCTGGCAAGGCCTCCATCGTCACGCGCTCATGACCATGATCGCCTACGCATTCCTCCAGCATCGCCGTCTCGCACAAGCGGGGCGGAAAAAAAAGAATCAACGGTCCACCGCCTCAGCCGAGCCTGCCGGCCGTACGCCAAGCCATCGTCGATCTCATCGTTCAACCACGCCCTCACCGATGCCCGTACTGCAGAAGACAAATCGGAAAAAAGCAGCTGCGTGAATAAATCTGCCAAAGTAGTGCTAGGCTGCATCCATAAAAACAAATCATGGGGGGACGTGACTGATGAATCGACGCGATATCTTGAAAGCCGTGGCGGCGCTGCCGCTGACGCAGAGTGCACTGCAGACACTGACATCTCAGGCGCTCGCCCAGGCCGCATGGCCGTCGCGCAACATCACCATGATCGTGCCGTTCCCCGCCGGCGGCCAGGCCGATCTCGCGGCGCGACCAGTGGCGCTGGCGCTGGAACGGATCCTCGGCAAGCCTGTCATCGTCGACAACCGCGCCGGCGGTGGCGGCGGCTCGGTCGGCAACGCCGCGGCGGCGCGCGCCGAGCCGGACGGCTACACGCTGCTGATGACGCTGTCGTCGCTGGCGGTGCTGCCGGAAGCGGACCGGCTGTTCGATCGCCCGGTGTCCTATGAGGTGTCGCAATTCGCGCCGATCGCGCGCGTGCTCGCCGATCCCACGCTGCTCGCGGTGCCGGCTTCCGCACCGTGGAAAACGCTGCAGGATTTTGTCGACGACGCCAAGAAACGGCCGGGCCAGATTCCCTATGGCTCGTCCGGTCCCTACGGCACGCTGCATGTAGCGATGGAGATGTTTGCGTCGAGCGCCGGCATCAAGCTGCTGCACGTGCCGTTTCGCGGCGCCGGTCCGGCGCTGACCGCGCTGCTATCAGGCACCGTGCAGGCGCTGGCCTCGGCGCCGGGCACGCTGAAGCAGCAGGTCGACGACGGCAAGATGCGGGTGCTGGCGAACTGGGGCGCGCAGCGGGTGCCGAGCTTTCCCGATCTGCCGACCTTCAAGGAGCTCGGCTACAAGGATGTCGAGTTCTACATCTGGGCCGGGCTGTTCGCGCAGTCGGCCCTGCCCGCACCGATCATGACGCGCTTGCGCGAGGCGATGGCACAGGCGGTGACCGCGCCGGAAGTG is drawn from Nitrobacteraceae bacterium AZCC 2146 and contains these coding sequences:
- a CDS encoding glycosyltransferase involved in cell wall biosynthesis (product_source=COG0438; cath_funfam=3.40.50.2000; cog=COG0438; pfam=PF00534,PF13439; superfamily=53756); the protein is MASVLQLISSLTVGGSERLLINFAASSAQSSSLPQVFVVINDKVNAEFAAELAASGHPTYFLKRTPGERNPRIILTLLNIMRRHDIRLIHAHDSGAKHFAMLSKLYRSMSVGYTIHNTGIVASWDSVRLRLHRQFVDWNIAISAAVERECRAAKLSRIFKVHNGIPLASFSAVDRSRSFGTPLRLINIARLYPRQKGQDILIRAVGICRARGLDVRCDFVGNPPEGDQKTMAFLQQLAVDEGVSDRIRFLCNRTDVRALLEDADIFVLPSRYEGFGLVLLEAMAAGVPVIAADIDGPAELLIDGSNGIKFQVGSAEDLADKIAALAGRPDIAACIAKTAQRFVTEFDIAAMRDQYFAIYGQMMKVV
- a CDS encoding DNA-binding transcriptional LysR family regulator (product_source=COG0583; cath_funfam=1.10.10.10,3.40.190.10; cog=COG0583; pfam=PF00126,PF03466; superfamily=46785,53850) produces the protein MSKLPDFEALAIFAKVVELRSFAATATELTLSTATVSKAVSRLEERLGARLFNRTSRRIALTDAGRTLAVRAAQLLADGELAESEALAQSATPRGLVRLAVPMTYGTNTLAPLLPEFLDAYPEVSIDLSLSDATVDLIGEGFDAAIRIASLPDSSLIARRLCSMPRYIVASPAYFAKHGRPTHPMHLAQHQCLGYTYLSTPGVWHFTNAAGEQASVRPAGPLRVNNGEALLPALIAGLGIGDLPDFIVGEALASGQLEAVLQDWSQSISGVYLVTPPGGPRPARVEVLLEFLATRLSAAGKRERKGSKT
- a CDS encoding SRSO17 transposase (product_source=COG5659; cog=COG5659; pfam=PF13546; superfamily=53098); protein product: MVDTRSKWEDELGRWLKPFLDRLGHKARRRMCPLYVSGLIGPGDRKSVQPMAARLAPNDYDQLHHFIADGVWDAAPLESELLVQADRLVGGKDAVLVIDDTAMPKKGDRSVGVAPQYASSLGKTANCQTLVSLTLARGEVPVMVALRLFIPESWTSNPVRLKRAGVPVEHRAARTKPEIALAEIDRVMAAGTRFGCVLADAGYGLSAPFRQGLTTRGLAWAVGIPRHLKVYPVGVKLIWPVAGRGRPRKRHIPDILSRAAEEMLANAKWQNVSWRNGTKGRLEARFAGVRVRIADGPPQRIKDMGQQHLPGDEAWLIGEHRTSGEKKYYLANLPAKTKLRTLAATIKARWICEQAHQQLKEELGLDHFEGRSWQGLHRHALMTMIAYAFLQHRRLAQAGRKKKNQRSTASAEPAGRTPSHRRSHRSTTPSPMPVLQKTNRKKAAA
- a CDS encoding tripartite-type tricarboxylate transporter receptor subunit TctC (product_source=COG3181; cath_funfam=3.40.190.10; cog=COG3181; pfam=PF03401; superfamily=53850) yields the protein MNRRDILKAVAALPLTQSALQTLTSQALAQAAWPSRNITMIVPFPAGGQADLAARPVALALERILGKPVIVDNRAGGGGGSVGNAAAARAEPDGYTLLMTLSSLAVLPEADRLFDRPVSYEVSQFAPIARVLADPTLLAVPASAPWKTLQDFVDDAKKRPGQIPYGSSGPYGTLHVAMEMFASSAGIKLLHVPFRGAGPALTALLSGTVQALASAPGTLKQQVDDGKMRVLANWGAQRVPSFPDLPTFKELGYKDVEFYIWAGLFAQSALPAPIMTRLREAMAQAVTAPEVTKTFEAAGSPVAYLDAPAFAKFVEADSARLIAAVKKIGKVE